DNA from Arthrobacter sp. PvP023:
CCAGCGCCACGATGGCCGTGACCACGAGCAGAAGCAGCCCGATCGAGTAGCTGTGGGTGGCGGCGTCGTACGTTGCCCCCATCACCAGCGGCGGAAAGTAGCCGCCCAGTCCGCCCGCCGCACTGACCACTCCGCTGATGCTGCCCACCTTCCCGTGCGGGGCCAGCACGCCCACCCAGGCGAACACCCCGCCCGTCCCCAGCCCCAGGGCCGCCGCCATGGCGACGAATGTCAGGCCGGCGGGGACCTCGCCGTCGGGTTGCAGGTTCACCACCCACGCAAGAAGGGCGACGGCGGTGAGCGAGGTGATCACCACCGGTTTGGGCCCGAGCTTGTCCGCGAGCACGCCGCCCACCGGCCGGGCCAGGACTGCCGCGAGGGCGAAGCCTGCCGTGCGGGCGCCGGCGCCGCTGGGATCGAAGCTGTACACGTCCCGCAGGTAGGTGGGCAGGTACGTGGCGAAGGAGACGAAGCCGCCAAAGACGACCGCGTAGAGGAAGCACATCTTCCAGGTGACCGGTGTCTTGGCTGCGTCCAGGAGCTTGGGCAGCACGGGGGCGTTGCTTCGGCTCCAGCCCGGGGATTCCTTCATCAGGAACCAGACCAGGGCCGCCATCACGGCGAGGACGCCGGCGATCAGCAGGTGCGTGGGGAAGTATCCGATTCCGGCGACGAGCCGGGGATTCAGGAAGGCGGCCAGCGCCGTTCCGCCCATGCCGGCACCAAAAACGCCGGTGGCGAAGCCCCGCCGGGACGGCTCGTACCAGCCGCTCACAAAGGGGATTCCGACGGCGAACACGGTTCCGGCGACGCCCAGCAGCAGGCCGGCGCCCAGCACCAGCGGGAAGGAGCGCAAGGTGCCGCCGAGGGACACAAGCAGGATCGGCAGGATGGAGGCGAGCAGCACGAAGGTGAACATTGCCCGGCCGCCGTACTTGTCGGTCAGCGTGCCGACGACGATCCGCCCGAGTGAGCCGACGAACACCGGCATGGCCACCAGGACCCCCGTGGTGGCCGGGTTGAGCTGCAGGTTCTGCGTATAGAAGGCACCGAGGGTGGCCACGGAGTTCCAGGCCCAGAAGCCTGCCACGGACGCCGCGGTGGCCAGGATCAGGTTCCGGGTCTGGCCCGCGGGCGCGGACGTGGGGGGAGGCACGGATCCGGCCATCAGCGGTTCCTCGTGTCCCGGTCGCGGGTACCGACGGCGGACCAGCCGCGTCGGGCTGCCGTACCTTTGGTCCCTGGGCTGCCTGCGCCCGTGGTCTGACGGTCCCGGTCCCGCGAGCGGTACACGATGTAGGGGCGGAAAAGGTAGTGCAGCGGCGCGGTGAAGGCGTGGACCAGCCGGGTAAACGGCCAGATGACGAACAGCGCCATGCCCACCAGGGTGTGCAGGTGGAAGGAGAACGGCGCCCCGGCCATGGCCGCGACATCCGGCTGGAGGACGAACAGCGAACGGAACCAGGGCGCCACTGTCTCGCGGTAATTGTGCCCGTGCTCACCCTCGAAAACGCTGGCCAGGGTGGTCCAGAGGCCGAACACGATGGCGGCGGTAAGCACCACGTACATGGCCTTGTCGTTCGTGGTGGTGGCCATGAACACGGGCCCGGAGGTGCGGCGGCGGTAGATCAGCAGGATGATGCCGCCAAGCGTCCCCACTCCCGCAATGCCGCCGACAAACAGGGCATTGAAGTGGTAGAAATCCTGGCTCATTCCCACCGCCTGCGTCCACGCCATCGGAATCACCAGGCCGAAGAAGTGCCCGGCAATCACCGCCAGCAGCCCGAAGTGGAACAGCGGCGAGGCAATCCGGAGCAGCTTCGATTCGTACAGCTGGGAGGACCTGGTGGTCCAGCCGAACTGGTCGTACTTGTAGCGCCACACCAGGCCGCCCACCAGCACCACCACCATGACGTACGGCAGGACGCCCCAGAGCACGGTGTCCAGTGCGGAGATTTCGACGGCGGATCCGGGCTCAGCTTCGAATGCCGGCATGGTCAGGTTCCCTTCACGGGCAGGAGTCGCGGATCGTAGGGGTCCAGGCCCACGGCTTCGGTGGGCGGGCCGTAGCCGGCCATCCGCATCACGGCCTGCTCGTCCGCGGGCGATTTCCCTGGCAGCGTGGCGCAGACGGCCTGCAGGATCCGGGCGTGCGGCATTTCGTCCCGCAGCAGCCCGAAGCGGAGCATCTCCAGGCTCGCCCGGAAACGGGTCAGCAGTTCCCGCCCGGCCGCCAGGTCCACCACGGCGGCGAATTCCAGGACCATCGGCAGGTAGTCGGGCAGTTCACCGCGGGTGTCCACCAGGATGTCGCTTTGCCGGTAGGTCTTCTTGAAGTTGCCCAGCACCTCTCCGCGGCGCCGGGTGTCCCCGTCCGTCCAATAGCTCAGGTGCAGGGCGTGGCGCTTGCCGAGGTCGAATTCGCGGACGTAGTGCGCCTGCACCTCCATGAGGGGCGTGGATTCCAGCACGTCCAGCACCCCGGCGAAGTCAGCGCCGGCTCCGGGAAACTCTCCCAGTGCGTCCCGCATGAGCGGCACCCTGCCGATCAGTTCCTCGTCCGGGTAGGACAGGCACCAGGCCGCCGCAAGGTACACCACCTGCTGGCGCCG
Protein-coding regions in this window:
- the narJ gene encoding nitrate reductase molybdenum cofactor assembly chaperone, with translation MSRRQQVVYLAAAWCLSYPDEELIGRVPLMRDALGEFPGAGADFAGVLDVLESTPLMEVQAHYVREFDLGKRHALHLSYWTDGDTRRRGEVLGNFKKTYRQSDILVDTRGELPDYLPMVLEFAAVVDLAAGRELLTRFRASLEMLRFGLLRDEMPHARILQAVCATLPGKSPADEQAVMRMAGYGPPTEAVGLDPYDPRLLPVKGT
- a CDS encoding nitrate/nitrite transporter, translating into MAGSVPPPTSAPAGQTRNLILATAASVAGFWAWNSVATLGAFYTQNLQLNPATTGVLVAMPVFVGSLGRIVVGTLTDKYGGRAMFTFVLLASILPILLVSLGGTLRSFPLVLGAGLLLGVAGTVFAVGIPFVSGWYEPSRRGFATGVFGAGMGGTALAAFLNPRLVAGIGYFPTHLLIAGVLAVMAALVWFLMKESPGWSRSNAPVLPKLLDAAKTPVTWKMCFLYAVVFGGFVSFATYLPTYLRDVYSFDPSGAGARTAGFALAAVLARPVGGVLADKLGPKPVVITSLTAVALLAWVVNLQPDGEVPAGLTFVAMAAALGLGTGGVFAWVGVLAPHGKVGSISGVVSAAGGLGGYFPPLVMGATYDAATHSYSIGLLLLVVTAIVALGFTVFAVQGRTRAKAVPA
- the narI gene encoding respiratory nitrate reductase subunit gamma, yielding MPAFEAEPGSAVEISALDTVLWGVLPYVMVVVLVGGLVWRYKYDQFGWTTRSSQLYESKLLRIASPLFHFGLLAVIAGHFFGLVIPMAWTQAVGMSQDFYHFNALFVGGIAGVGTLGGIILLIYRRRTSGPVFMATTTNDKAMYVVLTAAIVFGLWTTLASVFEGEHGHNYRETVAPWFRSLFVLQPDVAAMAGAPFSFHLHTLVGMALFVIWPFTRLVHAFTAPLHYLFRPYIVYRSRDRDRQTTGAGSPGTKGTAARRGWSAVGTRDRDTRNR